A part of Pectinophora gossypiella unplaced genomic scaffold, ilPecGoss1.1 Pgos_50, whole genome shotgun sequence genomic DNA contains:
- the LOC126381414 gene encoding LOW QUALITY PROTEIN: uncharacterized protein LOC126381414 (The sequence of the model RefSeq protein was modified relative to this genomic sequence to represent the inferred CDS: substituted 3 bases at 3 genomic stop codons), with protein sequence SSLSSRRQEKPGNLKMEPGLSQVSEMAQTTGLCLLIKEINSDFLDLMLLQFHCRRHWHETRSSGVLQLSPKXGXAHLXQRGLDLHCALM encoded by the exons TCATCCCTGTCATCCCGAAGACAGGAGAAACCAGGGAACCTGAAAATGGAACCCGGCCTCAGCCAAGTCTCAGAGATGGCACAGACGACAGGCTTGTGCTTATTGATTAAGGAGATTAATTCAGACTTTTTGGATCTAATGCTCTTACAGTTCCATTGTAGGAGACATTG GCATGAAACTAGGTCGTCAGGAGTGTTACAGCTCTCACCTAAATGAGGCTGAGCACATTTGTAGCAACGGGGTTTAGACCTACATTGCGCCTTAATGTGA